The following are from one region of the Arcobacter defluvii genome:
- a CDS encoding type I restriction endonuclease subunit R has product MSKFTEEKLELAFIELLENQGITYQFGKEIIRNESEVLLEDDLKKYLKSRYKTENITDSEITGIVRKLHSYPASDLYDSNKAIMKLISDGFILKREKADDKDIYIEFINYNDVNSNNFKIVNQLEIIGYEKRIPDGILYINGIPLVVFEFKSAIREEATIHDAFVQLTVRYRRDIPELFKYNAFCVISDGVNNKSGSFFSPYEFFYAWRKITGNEIDVDGIASMHSMIQGMFDKERLVDVIHNFIYMPDKSKKEEKIVCRYPQYYATRKLYENIKVHQKPQGDGKGGTYFGATGCGKSFTMLYLTRMLMKSIHFSSPTIILITDRTDLDIQLSSQFSNAKGFIGDDGIVSVESRVDLRARLNGRESGGVFLTTIHKFTEDLEILSHRTNIIVISDEAHRSQINLDQKVKVTDKGVKKTYGFAKYLHDSLPNATYVGFTGTPIDATLDVFGDVIDSYTMTESVRDEITVRIVYEGRAAKVLLDNSKLHEIEKYYDECATLGANEHQIEDSKNAMANMSQILGDPDRIKAIAKDFVEHYEKRVEEGATLKGKAIFVSSSRPIAYALFKELIALRPSWNESRVCDEGIELSDKDKKEILPLEKLKMIMTRNKDDEKELYDALGTKEYRKTLDTQFKNEKSNFKIAIVVDMWLTGFDVPFLDTIYIDKPIQEHNLIQTISRVNRKYAGKEKGLVVDYIGIKTAMNKALKQFSRIDSQNFEDIEASIVVVRDQLDLLAKLFYKFDTNKYFSGSALEQLECLNLASEFVQLTKELETRFMYIVKRLKSAYDICCGSEVFSQKEKNYIHFYLAVRSIVVKLTKGKAPDTAQMNAKVAQMIEEALKSEGVEEIFKLGSEDESKIDIFDEDYINKINKIKLPNTKIKLLQQLLAKALEEFKKVNKVKAVDFSKKFNALVEKYNERKEEDVLVSEVLNDFTDEIIDLYHALQKEKESFGDLGIDFEEKAFYDILKTIAIKYDFSYPEDKLLSLAKEVKIVVDDKSKYTDWNIREDIKAELKVDLIMLLAKHGYPPITKDEVFKEIFEQAENFKKFRK; this is encoded by the coding sequence ATGAGTAAATTTACAGAAGAAAAATTAGAGTTAGCATTTATAGAGCTACTTGAAAATCAAGGTATCACTTATCAATTTGGAAAAGAAATTATAAGAAATGAAAGTGAAGTTTTACTAGAAGATGATTTAAAAAAGTATTTAAAAAGTAGATATAAAACTGAAAATATCACTGATAGTGAAATCACGGGGATTGTTCGAAAACTTCACTCTTACCCAGCAAGTGATTTGTATGATTCAAACAAAGCTATAATGAAACTAATCTCTGATGGATTTATTCTAAAAAGAGAAAAAGCTGATGATAAAGATATTTATATAGAGTTTATAAACTATAACGATGTAAACTCGAACAACTTTAAAATAGTAAATCAACTTGAAATTATAGGCTATGAAAAAAGAATACCTGATGGAATACTATATATAAATGGTATTCCATTGGTTGTGTTTGAGTTCAAAAGTGCCATAAGAGAAGAAGCAACTATACATGATGCTTTTGTACAGCTAACAGTTAGATATAGAAGAGATATTCCAGAGCTTTTTAAATACAACGCATTTTGTGTAATAAGCGATGGAGTAAATAATAAATCAGGTTCATTTTTCTCACCTTATGAGTTTTTTTATGCTTGGAGAAAAATTACTGGAAATGAAATAGATGTAGATGGAATCGCTTCTATGCACTCTATGATTCAAGGAATGTTTGATAAAGAAAGACTTGTTGATGTAATTCACAACTTTATTTATATGCCTGATAAATCAAAAAAAGAAGAAAAGATAGTTTGTCGTTATCCTCAATACTATGCTACTAGAAAACTATATGAAAATATAAAAGTTCATCAAAAGCCACAAGGGGACGGAAAAGGTGGTACATACTTTGGTGCTACTGGATGTGGTAAAAGTTTTACTATGCTTTATCTTACTCGTATGCTTATGAAAAGTATTCATTTCTCAAGTCCTACAATTATACTTATAACTGATAGAACAGATTTAGATATACAGCTTAGTAGTCAGTTTTCAAATGCAAAAGGTTTTATCGGTGATGATGGAATAGTAAGTGTTGAAAGTAGGGTAGATTTAAGAGCTAGATTAAATGGAAGAGAAAGTGGGGGAGTATTTTTAACAACTATACATAAGTTCACAGAAGATTTAGAGATTCTAAGTCATAGAACAAATATTATAGTGATTTCAGATGAAGCCCATAGAAGCCAAATTAACCTAGACCAAAAGGTAAAGGTAACTGATAAAGGTGTTAAAAAAACTTACGGTTTTGCAAAATACTTGCATGATTCACTACCAAATGCAACTTATGTTGGATTTACTGGAACTCCTATTGATGCAACACTTGATGTGTTTGGAGATGTTATTGATAGTTATACTATGACTGAATCAGTTAGAGATGAAATCACAGTTAGAATTGTATATGAAGGAAGAGCAGCTAAAGTTTTACTTGATAACTCAAAACTTCATGAAATAGAAAAATATTATGATGAATGTGCAACTCTTGGAGCAAATGAACATCAAATAGAAGATAGTAAAAATGCTATGGCAAATATGAGTCAAATTCTTGGTGACCCAGATAGAATAAAAGCAATAGCAAAAGATTTTGTAGAACACTATGAAAAAAGAGTAGAAGAGGGTGCAACACTAAAAGGAAAAGCTATTTTTGTATCAAGTTCAAGACCTATTGCTTATGCACTTTTTAAAGAACTAATAGCATTAAGACCATCATGGAATGAATCAAGAGTTTGTGATGAGGGAATAGAGCTAAGTGATAAAGATAAAAAAGAGATTCTTCCTCTTGAAAAACTAAAAATGATTATGACTCGAAATAAAGATGATGAAAAAGAGTTGTATGATGCACTTGGTACAAAAGAGTATAGAAAAACTTTAGATACACAGTTTAAAAATGAAAAATCAAACTTTAAAATAGCTATTGTTGTTGATATGTGGCTAACTGGATTTGATGTACCATTTTTGGATACTATTTACATAGATAAACCTATACAAGAACACAATCTAATCCAAACTATCTCAAGGGTAAATAGAAAATATGCAGGAAAAGAAAAAGGATTAGTAGTTGATTATATAGGTATAAAAACTGCTATGAATAAAGCTTTAAAACAATTCTCAAGAATAGACTCTCAAAACTTTGAAGATATTGAAGCTTCAATAGTTGTAGTAAGAGACCAACTTGATTTACTTGCTAAACTATTTTATAAATTTGATACTAACAAATATTTTAGTGGAAGTGCCTTAGAACAATTAGAGTGTTTAAATCTTGCTAGTGAATTTGTACAACTTACTAAAGAGCTTGAAACTAGATTTATGTATATAGTAAAAAGACTAAAATCAGCTTATGATATTTGTTGTGGTAGTGAAGTGTTTAGTCAAAAGGAAAAAAATTATATTCACTTCTATTTAGCTGTTCGTTCAATCGTTGTTAAACTTACAAAAGGAAAAGCTCCTGATACAGCTCAAATGAATGCAAAAGTTGCCCAAATGATAGAAGAAGCACTAAAAAGTGAAGGTGTAGAAGAAATCTTCAAGCTTGGAAGTGAAGATGAAAGCAAGATTGATATTTTCGATGAAGATTACATAAACAAAATAAATAAAATCAAACTACCAAATACAAAGATAAAACTACTTCAACAGCTACTAGCCAAAGCTCTTGAAGAGTTTAAAAAAGTAAATAAAGTAAAAGCAGTGGATTTTTCTAAAAAGTTTAATGCCCTTGTAGAAAAATACAATGAAAGAAAAGAAGAAGATGTACTTGTCAGTGAGGTCTTAAATGACTTTACTGATGAGATAATTGACCTTTATCATGCTTTACAAAAAGAAAAAGAATCATTTGGTGATTTAGGTATAGACTTTGAAGAAAAAGCTTTTTACGATATTTTAAAAACAATAGCTATTAAATATGATTTTTCATACCCTGAAGATAAACTTCTATCACTTGCAAAAGAAGTAAAAATTGTAGTTGATGATAAATCAAAATATACAGATTGGAATATAAGAGAAGATATAAAAGCAGAGTTAAAAGTAGATTTGATAATGCTTTTAGCAAAACATGGTTATCCACCAATTACAAAAGATGAAGTATTTAAAGAGATTTTTGAACAAGCTGAGAATTTTAAAAAATTTAGAAAATAA
- a CDS encoding response regulator transcription factor, translating to MIKILLLEDDYLYKISIKEFLEELDFYVDDFENGDEALDAIFENSYDLLLLDIRVPGMDGFSLVEYVRKEKLDVPIIILTSLTDIADLSKGYELGCNDYIRKPFDMIELKFRIEQLIKNCFKTNEDLIVLTNSFKFDVKKSILYKNDKIIDLTQKESELVALLVLNRGFFVSIETLHEKIWESKEISYSDIRMCIKRIREKTDKDFIKTKRFVGYKIDKQ from the coding sequence ATGATTAAAATTTTATTATTAGAAGATGATTATTTATATAAAATCTCAATCAAAGAGTTTTTAGAAGAGTTAGACTTTTATGTTGATGATTTTGAAAATGGTGATGAAGCTCTTGATGCTATTTTTGAAAACTCTTATGATTTACTTTTATTAGATATCAGAGTTCCTGGAATGGATGGCTTTTCATTAGTCGAATATGTAAGAAAAGAGAAACTTGATGTTCCTATTATTATTTTAACTTCCTTAACTGATATAGCTGATTTAAGTAAAGGTTATGAACTTGGTTGTAATGATTATATAAGAAAACCCTTTGATATGATAGAGTTAAAATTTAGAATTGAACAACTTATAAAAAACTGTTTCAAAACAAATGAAGATTTGATAGTTTTAACAAATTCTTTTAAATTTGATGTAAAAAAATCTATTTTATATAAAAATGATAAGATAATTGATTTAACTCAAAAAGAGAGTGAATTAGTAGCTCTATTAGTTTTAAATAGAGGTTTTTTTGTATCAATTGAAACGTTACATGAAAAAATATGGGAAAGTAAAGAAATCTCATATTCAGATATTCGAATGTGCATAAAAAGAATTAGAGAAAAGACAGATAAAGATTTTATAAAAACAAAGAGATTTGTAGGATATAAAATTGATAAACAATAA
- a CDS encoding c-type cytochrome: MKKVIVIATLSALCASFLSANEVQFDAKVLKERSNNGYKTDAKLEYKVPDVNTIPNNQFGDLVKYGRELIVHTSKYIGPEVDDPKMRFAGNNNQCQNCHLDAGTKAYSAPFVGVFAAFPQYRPRENTIGTLADRINGCMERSMNGYKLPVDSKEMKAMEAYMFWLSQGVPVGGANALEGRGLAKIDRKMIKKQAADPEKGKVVYEQQCAACHGMNGEGIKNEGKANGYMYPALWGTDDTYNKGAGMYRVLKAADFIKSNMPLGATKEAPILTDEEAYNVAAYINMDSHYRPEKINRVNDFPDDVVKAPDVYRPSIESKEHQVGPFGKIIK; the protein is encoded by the coding sequence ATGAAAAAAGTTATAGTTATAGCAACATTATCTGCTTTATGTGCAAGTTTTTTATCAGCTAATGAAGTTCAATTTGATGCGAAAGTATTAAAAGAACGTTCAAATAATGGATATAAAACTGATGCAAAATTAGAATACAAAGTTCCAGATGTAAATACAATACCAAATAATCAATTTGGTGATTTAGTAAAATACGGAAGAGAACTTATAGTTCATACTTCAAAATATATAGGTCCAGAAGTTGATGACCCAAAAATGAGATTTGCTGGAAATAACAACCAATGTCAAAACTGTCACTTAGATGCAGGAACAAAAGCATATTCAGCTCCATTTGTTGGAGTATTTGCTGCATTTCCACAATATAGACCAAGAGAGAATACAATTGGTACTTTAGCTGATAGAATCAACGGTTGTATGGAAAGAAGTATGAATGGTTATAAATTACCTGTTGATAGTAAAGAGATGAAAGCTATGGAAGCTTATATGTTCTGGTTGAGTCAAGGAGTTCCAGTTGGTGGTGCTAATGCTTTAGAAGGAAGAGGATTAGCAAAAATTGATAGAAAAATGATAAAAAAACAAGCAGCTGACCCAGAAAAAGGAAAAGTTGTTTATGAACAACAATGTGCAGCCTGTCATGGTATGAATGGGGAAGGTATCAAAAACGAAGGAAAAGCAAATGGATATATGTATCCAGCACTTTGGGGTACAGATGATACTTATAACAAAGGTGCAGGAATGTATAGAGTTCTTAAAGCAGCAGATTTTATAAAATCTAATATGCCTTTAGGTGCTACAAAAGAAGCTCCAATTTTAACTGATGAAGAAGCTTATAATGTTGCTGCGTATATAAATATGGATTCTCATTATAGACCTGAAAAAATAAATAGAGTAAATGATTTCCCTGATGATGTTGTAAAAGCACCAGATGTTTATAGACCATCAATTGAATCAAAAGAACATCAAGTTGGTCCTTTTGGAAAAATTATAAAATAA
- a CDS encoding DEAD/DEAH box helicase family protein, translating into MNQAEKTNLTNLGKNQKFNDVMEKLTKNIQLTEEEKTYVLTIALIFLRYYDNDKKFTTYIEFAYYIILKYSIQYQDYKPLYDFSTEFGFFPITKNILLNKLLDNLSIKDILIDSEIDFYNYKDQYIQTIEQFDIHKNLLEENFQDIAFIAPTSYGKSSIIVDFIKKYNTDDIKIGVIVPSKSLLIQTFNLLKKEDLEKRLLLHDEMYDNDKSFIAIFTQERALRLLKKKDVYFDILFIDEAHNLFKKDSRSILLSRLIKRNLQSKSDSKIIYLSPLVQEINNLKVGNTQVINEQRIHFNIKEPEIFEYLTNGNIRQYNRFTGQFYEVGNSSNYLEYINNNSLTKNFLYLKRPKMVEQLANTLADNLPEIKGIQSLINILNENVHEEFYISKLLTKGVIYIHGKLPDIIKEYLEYKFKTITSLKYIVANTVILEGINLPIDNMFILNVHELSEKDLTNLIGRINRLDTIFTSNSNNLYKLLPKVHFVNTDEYGRKNGKMQTSIEKLRSKIFKDKIQNPTLESFDFDELDKKIEKAKKEKDKESAIKMKERIIELVANENYLYQKSITEFDKLKKYFIENELNTFYKNFDSTIEKISLKIQNINLSEWQQKRLLDKIYSIFIEGIENDISKYEFKRLEFEPTRNYYSVYIDRSHQNTLKENINHLFEYFKKRIKEKNSEFYFGESYGEIPKSTSSYTGYSKPVYVDLAKYKDDSNKLINLAIVKLQMEDNFISYKLNKFVEMMYDYKLITDEEYNLHIYGTEKPKNINLIKFGLSSSLISKLDADEQLGNLYIDDYGNLRCNNLFENFLENIDDFYKFQIEKYISKGFVNE; encoded by the coding sequence ATGAATCAAGCAGAAAAAACAAACTTAACGAATCTTGGCAAAAATCAAAAATTTAATGATGTTATGGAAAAATTAACTAAAAATATTCAATTAACAGAAGAAGAAAAAACTTATGTTCTAACGATTGCATTAATTTTTTTAAGATATTACGATAATGATAAAAAGTTTACTACATATATTGAGTTTGCATACTATATCATTCTAAAATATTCTATACAGTATCAAGATTATAAACCACTTTATGACTTTTCTACAGAGTTTGGTTTTTTTCCTATAACAAAAAATATACTACTAAATAAGTTACTTGATAATTTGAGTATCAAAGATATTTTAATAGATTCAGAAATAGATTTTTATAACTATAAAGACCAATATATTCAAACAATAGAACAGTTTGATATTCATAAAAATCTTTTAGAAGAAAATTTTCAAGATATTGCTTTCATTGCTCCTACTTCATATGGTAAAAGTTCTATTATTGTTGATTTTATCAAAAAATATAATACGGATGATATAAAAATAGGTGTAATTGTACCAAGTAAATCTCTTTTAATTCAAACATTTAATTTATTGAAAAAAGAGGATTTAGAAAAAAGACTTTTGCTTCATGATGAAATGTATGATAATGATAAAAGTTTTATAGCAATATTTACACAAGAAAGAGCATTAAGGCTTTTAAAAAAGAAAGATGTATATTTTGATATTTTATTTATTGATGAAGCACACAATCTTTTTAAAAAAGATTCACGAAGCATCCTTTTATCAAGACTTATAAAAAGAAATTTACAAAGTAAATCAGATTCAAAAATAATATATTTATCCCCTCTTGTTCAAGAAATAAACAATCTTAAGGTTGGAAATACACAAGTTATAAATGAACAAAGAATTCATTTTAATATAAAAGAACCTGAAATTTTTGAGTATCTTACAAATGGAAATATTAGACAATACAATAGATTTACTGGGCAATTTTATGAAGTAGGTAATAGTTCAAACTATTTGGAATATATTAATAATAATTCTTTAACAAAAAACTTTCTTTATTTAAAACGACCTAAAATGGTTGAGCAATTAGCAAATACATTAGCTGATAACCTTCCAGAAATAAAGGGTATACAAAGTTTAATTAATATACTAAATGAAAATGTTCATGAAGAATTTTATATTTCAAAACTACTTACTAAAGGTGTCATCTATATTCATGGTAAACTTCCAGATATTATCAAAGAATATTTAGAATATAAGTTTAAAACAATTACATCATTAAAATATATTGTTGCTAATACAGTTATTTTGGAGGGTATTAATTTACCAATAGATAATATGTTTATATTGAATGTTCACGAGTTATCAGAGAAAGATTTAACAAATTTAATAGGTCGAATCAACAGACTTGATACTATTTTCACATCTAATTCCAATAATTTATATAAATTACTACCAAAAGTCCATTTTGTCAATACTGATGAATATGGTCGAAAAAATGGGAAGATGCAGACCAGTATAGAAAAATTAAGAAGTAAAATCTTTAAAGATAAAATTCAAAATCCGACTTTAGAATCATTTGATTTTGATGAACTTGATAAAAAGATTGAAAAAGCCAAAAAAGAGAAAGATAAAGAGTCGGCTATAAAAATGAAAGAAAGAATCATAGAATTGGTTGCAAATGAAAATTATTTATATCAAAAGTCAATAACTGAATTCGATAAATTAAAAAAATATTTCATAGAAAATGAACTAAATACATTTTATAAAAATTTTGATTCTACTATAGAAAAGATAAGTTTGAAAATTCAGAATATCAATTTATCTGAGTGGCAACAAAAAAGGTTGCTTGATAAAATTTATAGTATTTTTATTGAAGGAATTGAAAACGACATCTCAAAGTATGAATTTAAACGATTGGAATTTGAGCCAACAAGAAATTATTATTCAGTCTATATTGACAGAAGTCATCAAAATACACTAAAAGAAAATATAAATCATTTATTTGAATATTTTAAAAAAAGAATTAAAGAAAAGAATAGTGAATTTTATTTTGGTGAATCTTATGGTGAAATCCCTAAGAGTACATCATCTTATACTGGCTATTCTAAACCTGTGTATGTTGATTTAGCTAAATACAAAGACGATAGTAACAAATTAATCAATTTAGCAATCGTAAAATTACAAATGGAAGATAATTTTATTAGCTACAAATTAAATAAATTCGTTGAGATGATGTATGACTATAAGTTAATTACCGATGAAGAATATAATCTTCATATCTATGGCACAGAAAAACCTAAAAATATTAATTTAATAAAATTTGGATTAAGTAGTAGTTTAATTTCAAAATTGGATGCTGATGAACAATTAGGAAATCTGTATATTGATGATTATGGTAATTTAAGATGTAATAATCTATTTGAAAATTTTTTAGAAAATATAGATGATTTTTATAAATTCCAGATTGAAAAATATATTTCAAAAGGTTTTGTAAATGAATAA
- a CDS encoding virulence RhuM family protein has product MDKFIRNSTAEFLIFTSQNKEDSIEVKVFEESVWLTQTMIAQLFDVQRPAITKHLKNIFENGELDENQVSSILEHTANDGKTYNTKYYNLDAIISVGYRVNSKKATQFRQWATSVLKEFAIKGFVLDKKRLENGSFLGQNYFDKLLEEIREIRLSERMFYQKLTDIYSTSVDYNKDDETTKNFFAKVQNKLHFAIHGQTAAELIFNRANSEKEKMGLTSWDNAPDGKILKSDVTIAKNYLSRDELESLGRVVNAFLDLAEDRAKRNIPMTMEDWATRLDKFLDADDREILKDSGKITKKIADEKAITEFEKYRVIQDRLFMSDFDKLLLEMEIK; this is encoded by the coding sequence ATGGATAAATTTATACGAAATAGCACCGCTGAATTTTTAATTTTTACTTCACAAAACAAAGAAGATAGTATTGAAGTAAAAGTTTTTGAAGAATCTGTTTGGCTTACTCAAACTATGATAGCACAGCTTTTTGATGTTCAAAGACCAGCTATAACAAAACATTTAAAAAATATCTTTGAAAATGGTGAATTAGATGAAAATCAAGTTAGTTCCATTTTGGAACATACTGCAAATGATGGTAAAACTTACAATACAAAATATTATAATTTAGATGCAATTATTTCCGTTGGATATAGAGTAAACTCAAAAAAAGCTACACAGTTTAGACAATGGGCTACAAGTGTATTAAAAGAGTTTGCTATAAAAGGATTTGTTCTTGATAAAAAAAGACTAGAAAATGGTTCATTTTTAGGTCAAAACTATTTTGATAAACTACTTGAAGAAATAAGAGAGATAAGACTAAGTGAAAGAATGTTTTATCAAAAGCTAACAGATATTTACTCTACAAGTGTTGATTATAATAAAGATGATGAAACAACTAAAAACTTTTTTGCAAAAGTACAAAACAAACTTCATTTTGCTATTCATGGACAAACAGCAGCTGAATTGATTTTCAATAGAGCAAATAGCGAAAAAGAGAAAATGGGATTAACTTCTTGGGATAATGCACCTGATGGTAAAATATTAAAATCTGATGTAACAATTGCAAAAAATTATCTTAGTCGTGATGAACTTGAATCCCTTGGACGAGTTGTCAATGCTTTTTTAGATTTAGCAGAAGATAGAGCAAAAAGAAATATCCCAATGACTATGGAAGATTGGGCTACAAGACTTGATAAGTTTTTAGATGCAGATGATAGAGAAATTTTAAAAGATAGTGGAAAAATTACTAAAAAGATAGCTGATGAAAAAGCAATAACTGAATTTGAAAAATATAGAGTAATTCAAGATAGATTGTTTATGAGTGATTTTGACAAATTACTACTTGAAATGGAAATAAAATGA
- a CDS encoding cache domain-containing protein, translating into MSKTYKNFILLFILVVITLLYFLNKYNNIIHKNQIDILVSNRVEMVQNELTNQKNQALSLAILFSKNQNIINNLEQNNPKELKKELLKLLDNIKTYTNQNNIQVQIHTKDLKVFVRSWEDKDVGLNLESFRKGLVKVKETKEPFVSNELGKRFNIKAISPIFNKNDEYIGTIEVIMDYSDLKNRLKYMGIEIIPLLEKKYLQIAEYYKDNITLADYVVIQQEYDKKLYDFLLQHKEYLSNENFYYENKNRIITQIPLGNIDNQSVGVMVICFDKNEQNFNYLPKYEYLGDINTKSNFKNIEEKDRKEIIIK; encoded by the coding sequence ATGAGTAAAACATACAAAAACTTTATCTTACTATTCATTTTAGTAGTTATTACACTACTTTACTTTTTAAATAAATACAATAATATTATTCATAAAAATCAAATAGATATACTTGTTTCAAATAGAGTTGAAATGGTACAAAATGAGCTAACAAATCAAAAAAATCAAGCCTTGTCATTGGCAATTTTATTTTCAAAAAATCAAAATATAATAAATAATTTAGAACAAAATAATCCAAAAGAATTAAAAAAAGAACTTTTAAAGCTACTTGATAATATAAAAACATATACAAATCAAAATAATATACAGGTACAAATTCATACAAAAGATTTAAAGGTCTTCGTACGAAGTTGGGAAGATAAAGATGTTGGATTAAATTTAGAGAGTTTTAGAAAAGGATTAGTAAAAGTAAAAGAGACAAAAGAGCCTTTTGTTTCAAATGAATTAGGAAAAAGATTTAATATAAAAGCAATCTCTCCGATTTTTAATAAAAATGATGAATACATCGGAACGATTGAAGTTATTATGGATTATAGTGATTTGAAAAATCGATTAAAATATATGGGAATAGAGATAATTCCTCTTTTAGAAAAAAAATATTTACAAATAGCAGAATATTATAAAGATAATATAACTTTGGCAGATTATGTTGTAATTCAACAAGAATATGATAAAAAGTTATATGATTTTTTATTACAACATAAAGAGTATTTATCGAATGAAAATTTTTATTATGAGAATAAAAATCGAATAATTACACAAATACCTCTTGGAAATATTGATAATCAAAGTGTTGGAGTTATGGTGATTTGTTTTGATAAAAATGAGCAAAACTTTAACTATCTACCAAAATATGAATATTTAGGTGACATAAATACAAAATCAAATTTTAAAAATATTGAAGAAAAAGATAGAAAAGAGATTATTATAAAATGA